One Roseimaritima multifibrata DNA window includes the following coding sequences:
- the recJ gene encoding single-stranded-DNA-specific exonuclease RecJ, with protein sequence MRKEWRVLPLDQGRVEQLARLARIPDVVAQLLVSRGVYDLTAAKQFLDAKLSDLRDPLDLPGVPLAVEVIAKAIRSKAPIVIYGDYDADGMTSAAILFRGLKLMGSDVSYYVPNRLEEGYGLSSAALEKLAQRGKKLVISVDCGVGSVDEAKLCKTLGMQLVITDHHRIDGELPDAAAIVHPRLPGTSYPFGELCGAGVAFKLAWALCQEICESKRVTNQLRQYLLEALALAAIGTVADVVPLVDENRILVKHGLKSLRAHPGPGVAQLMRITKIDQRSDLQSEDIAFSIAPRLNAAGRLGQAQLGVELLTIQEETRAIQLAEYLDQLNANRVSLERSVYLAAQKQATDDYDPEADSALVLAGSGWHLGVIGVVAGRLAEKYGRPVLILSLDPVNGRPATGSGRAGGPHIDLHEALGECEHRLQKFGGHRAAAGLTLEDAQVDDFRSDFCEAVAKQVAESDHVAEVKIDAEAGIGQLSYQSVRQIEQLAPFGQGNPRPVLYARGVQLAEPSRRMGGGDRHLTLRVTQDGVSIRGVAFGQGDWCEELNAHEGPFDIAYRPVINEFRGQRNVEIQLVDWRPTHAAVVGS encoded by the coding sequence ATGCGCAAAGAATGGCGAGTTTTGCCGCTGGACCAGGGCCGCGTCGAACAACTCGCTCGGCTTGCTCGTATTCCCGATGTGGTGGCGCAGTTGCTTGTCAGCCGCGGTGTCTATGATCTCACCGCGGCAAAGCAGTTCTTGGACGCAAAACTATCGGATCTTCGTGATCCGCTAGATCTTCCGGGTGTCCCGTTGGCCGTTGAAGTGATCGCCAAGGCGATCCGCAGCAAAGCCCCCATTGTGATCTACGGGGACTATGACGCCGATGGTATGACCTCCGCAGCCATTCTGTTTCGCGGTCTGAAACTGATGGGATCGGACGTCAGTTACTACGTTCCCAACCGACTGGAAGAGGGCTACGGCTTAAGTTCCGCCGCCCTTGAGAAACTGGCCCAGCGAGGCAAGAAGTTGGTCATCTCGGTCGACTGCGGCGTCGGCAGCGTTGACGAAGCCAAACTGTGCAAGACGCTTGGGATGCAGTTGGTCATTACCGATCACCATCGCATCGATGGAGAATTGCCCGATGCCGCTGCGATTGTGCATCCGCGTTTGCCTGGCACGTCCTATCCGTTTGGTGAATTGTGCGGTGCAGGGGTCGCGTTCAAGCTTGCTTGGGCGCTCTGCCAGGAAATCTGTGAATCGAAGCGGGTGACTAACCAGTTGCGGCAGTACCTTTTGGAAGCCCTTGCTCTGGCGGCGATTGGCACCGTTGCCGATGTCGTTCCCCTTGTCGATGAAAATCGGATCTTGGTAAAGCATGGTCTGAAATCGTTGCGAGCTCATCCGGGGCCGGGCGTGGCTCAGTTGATGCGGATTACCAAAATCGATCAGCGCAGCGATCTGCAGAGCGAGGATATTGCGTTCTCGATCGCTCCTCGATTAAACGCGGCAGGACGGCTTGGGCAAGCTCAGTTGGGGGTCGAATTGTTGACCATCCAAGAGGAAACCCGAGCGATCCAGTTAGCCGAGTATCTGGACCAGTTGAACGCGAACCGAGTCAGTCTGGAACGGAGCGTCTATCTGGCGGCTCAGAAGCAGGCAACCGATGATTACGATCCGGAAGCCGATTCCGCACTTGTGCTTGCGGGTTCGGGATGGCACCTGGGTGTCATCGGAGTCGTTGCAGGACGACTTGCCGAAAAGTACGGACGCCCCGTGTTGATTCTCTCTCTTGATCCGGTGAATGGACGTCCGGCAACGGGATCGGGACGTGCCGGTGGCCCGCACATCGACCTTCACGAAGCCCTTGGGGAATGTGAGCATCGCTTGCAGAAGTTCGGAGGTCACCGAGCGGCCGCTGGGCTTACGCTTGAGGACGCGCAGGTCGACGATTTTCGATCGGATTTTTGCGAAGCTGTCGCGAAACAGGTCGCAGAGAGTGATCACGTGGCCGAAGTTAAAATCGATGCCGAAGCGGGCATCGGGCAGCTCTCTTATCAGAGTGTTCGGCAGATCGAACAGTTGGCGCCGTTCGGTCAGGGGAATCCCCGGCCGGTCTTGTACGCACGCGGGGTTCAGTTGGCCGAGCCTTCCAGACGGATGGGCGGCGGAGACCGACACCTGACGTTACGGGTCACGCAGGACGGCGTCAGTATCCGCGGCGTCGCTTTCGGACAAGGCGATTGGTGCGAGGAGCTGAATGCCCATGAGGGACCGTTCGACATTGCCTACCGTCCTGTCATTAATGAATTTCGAGGCCAACGCAACGTCGAAATTCAGTTAGTCGATTGGCGTCCCACGCATGCTGCCGTCGTCGGAAGCTAA
- a CDS encoding RtcB family protein — protein MIPTGEATAILPAGNHHSPVKVFGNEKIRATFDDLCLQQAINSRCAPGVTEVVLNPDAHCGYGAPIGCVLASPTHIYPGPVGFDIKCSMSLLQTDVPADAMIDKTIRRELIHAVCRRIPTGMGKGARDVPKSRRVEEKTGVAAMTDGASSDVLAALGVPVAWADRCEDAFHRGHDGSADALRQRLYYLRQGKTFSRFRSTVQQLGSYGGGNHFGECEVVDVVDDNESRQIANVFGLRDQHVAFLSHCGSRGIGHRLASGQFKQLEHKFDQWKIPYPGNDKQLVYAPIGSSEANDYIDDMSLGANFATVNHLLINALVLEAFQEIIPGTTGNLVYFISHNIARQEIVDNRETWVHRKGATRAFPAGHHALKRTPFEHTGHPILLPGNPQAGSSVMVGLPGAKESCYSVNHGAGRALGRRRAIRELDQKQIDASFDSADILSNCRRYPRDEAPAAYKDFEEVLRSVKQAGLAKEVARLRARFVIKDSSDADD, from the coding sequence ATGATCCCTACCGGCGAAGCGACGGCAATCTTGCCTGCTGGTAATCATCATTCCCCCGTGAAGGTTTTTGGGAATGAGAAGATCCGTGCGACCTTTGACGACCTTTGTTTGCAGCAAGCGATTAATTCACGCTGTGCGCCTGGAGTGACCGAGGTCGTTTTGAATCCGGACGCTCATTGTGGATATGGTGCTCCGATCGGATGCGTGCTGGCTTCGCCAACGCACATTTACCCGGGGCCTGTTGGCTTTGACATCAAGTGCTCGATGAGCCTTTTGCAGACCGACGTTCCGGCCGATGCGATGATAGATAAGACCATTCGCCGCGAATTGATTCATGCGGTTTGCCGGCGGATTCCTACGGGGATGGGGAAAGGGGCTCGCGATGTGCCGAAGTCACGCCGCGTGGAGGAAAAGACCGGCGTTGCCGCGATGACCGATGGAGCCTCGTCTGATGTCTTGGCGGCGCTTGGCGTTCCGGTTGCTTGGGCGGACCGCTGTGAAGATGCCTTCCATCGCGGGCACGACGGTTCCGCCGATGCGCTTCGGCAGCGTCTGTACTACTTGCGGCAGGGGAAAACCTTTTCCCGATTTCGTTCGACGGTTCAGCAGTTGGGCTCTTACGGAGGTGGTAACCATTTCGGCGAATGTGAAGTGGTTGATGTTGTGGATGACAACGAATCTCGGCAGATTGCCAACGTTTTTGGATTGCGGGATCAGCATGTTGCGTTCCTGTCCCATTGTGGGTCTCGCGGGATCGGGCATCGACTGGCAAGCGGGCAATTTAAGCAACTGGAGCACAAGTTTGATCAATGGAAGATTCCCTACCCAGGGAATGATAAGCAACTTGTTTACGCACCCATCGGATCAAGCGAAGCCAACGACTATATCGACGACATGTCGCTGGGGGCAAATTTTGCCACCGTCAATCATCTGTTGATTAATGCATTGGTGCTGGAGGCGTTCCAGGAGATCATTCCGGGAACCACTGGTAACCTGGTCTATTTCATCAGTCACAACATTGCCCGTCAGGAGATCGTCGATAACCGTGAAACATGGGTTCATCGCAAAGGGGCGACACGCGCATTCCCGGCTGGTCATCATGCCCTTAAGCGAACTCCGTTTGAGCATACCGGTCATCCGATTCTGTTGCCGGGAAATCCGCAAGCGGGCTCGAGTGTGATGGTTGGGTTGCCTGGTGCGAAAGAGAGTTGTTACAGCGTGAACCATGGTGCAGGACGAGCCTTGGGGCGACGTCGAGCGATTCGTGAACTGGATCAGAAGCAGATTGACGCATCGTTTGATTCCGCCGACATCCTTTCGAACTGCCGTCGTTATCCACGCGACGAAGCTCCCGCGGCTTACAAAGATTTTGAAGAGGTGCTTCGCAGTGTCAAACAAGCGGGGCTTGCGAAAGAGGTCGCTCGGTTGAGAGCACGGTTTGTGATTAAAGACTCTTCGGATGCGGATGACTAA
- a CDS encoding SprT family zinc-dependent metalloprotease, with translation MNEKERSKLGEMVLSLPAKNKDTVARQHQIYSDSLRISRAMDRPNFTRVANDDLRQMAKMYDELFFEGRLLKLAADEGLKFGWSSRMTKNAGKTVTLYPHNYKRGDRRKFEIILSSALLFQTFSDIDRPVEVTGIVCRDRLQAMQRVLEHELVHLVEMLVWDDSSCSKSLFQRIANRAFGHTQHQHDLITQRERAARKFKIGVGSKVNFQFEGQPLQGVVNRITRRATVLVPDQAGALFDDGKRYRKYYVPLEHLRKRSA, from the coding sequence ATGAATGAAAAAGAACGGAGCAAGTTAGGAGAGATGGTCCTAAGCCTGCCCGCGAAAAACAAAGATACGGTCGCTCGTCAGCACCAAATTTATTCCGACAGCCTGCGCATTAGCAGAGCGATGGACCGCCCGAATTTCACCAGGGTTGCCAATGACGACCTGCGTCAAATGGCCAAAATGTATGACGAACTTTTCTTCGAAGGTCGATTGCTAAAACTGGCCGCCGATGAAGGCCTGAAGTTTGGCTGGTCGTCCCGAATGACGAAAAACGCTGGAAAAACAGTCACTCTTTATCCGCACAACTACAAACGAGGGGATCGAAGAAAATTCGAAATCATCCTCTCTTCCGCTTTGCTTTTCCAAACCTTCAGCGATATCGATCGCCCCGTTGAAGTGACTGGAATCGTCTGCCGCGACCGCCTGCAAGCGATGCAACGAGTCCTTGAGCATGAACTGGTTCACTTGGTTGAAATGCTGGTTTGGGACGACAGCTCCTGCTCGAAATCACTGTTCCAAAGAATCGCCAATCGAGCCTTCGGACACACTCAACATCAACACGATCTGATCACGCAACGCGAACGCGCCGCAAGAAAATTTAAAATTGGAGTCGGATCAAAAGTTAATTTTCAATTCGAAGGGCAGCCGCTGCAGGGGGTGGTGAACCGGATCACCAGACGGGCAACTGTCCTCGTCCCCGACCAAGCCGGAGCCCTTTTTGACGATGGAAAACGCTACCGCAAATATTACGTCCCGCTTGAACACCTTAGAAAACGGAGCGCATAA
- a CDS encoding Gfo/Idh/MocA family protein, whose amino-acid sequence MAHTDEKSSHPSPQRSAAPRREFLKGAAALGGAAAALSVTAPKLHAAGSDVIRIALIGCGGRGRGAALNAMAADPKVRLVALADLFDQSITDCRKQLTKQKPDQVELSDETCFVGFDAYKKAIELADVVLLASPPHYRPDHLEAAVAADKHIFCEKPIATDATGVRRVLAICEEADKKNLNIVSGLCWRYDQGVRETMGQIFDGKIGRVIGSQANYLTGPVWIRPRKDGESEMAYQCRNWYYFNWLSGDHITEQFIHSLDKALWLRHDEPPVKAYGMGGRGLRSDLTQGDIFDHFAVVYEWADGSTTNAFTRQVRGAYNQVEDFVYGSDGKASVLANKIEGKNSWKFDGKDKVNMYQQEHNELFEAVQGKRPRINNGTYMCRSTLLAILGREVCYSGKEITWDEAINSPQDLRPQKYSFDAEAPAVKVPKPGVYKFPIAKPGDKSGSV is encoded by the coding sequence ATGGCCCACACTGACGAAAAATCATCCCATCCTTCTCCTCAACGCTCCGCTGCCCCACGGCGTGAGTTCTTGAAAGGGGCTGCTGCCCTGGGTGGAGCCGCCGCAGCGCTTAGCGTGACAGCTCCCAAACTCCACGCCGCTGGATCGGATGTCATCCGAATCGCATTGATCGGTTGTGGTGGACGTGGCCGTGGTGCCGCATTGAACGCGATGGCTGCCGACCCGAAAGTACGGTTGGTCGCATTGGCCGATTTGTTTGATCAATCGATTACCGATTGCCGCAAGCAATTGACGAAGCAAAAACCTGACCAGGTCGAGCTATCGGACGAAACATGTTTCGTCGGTTTTGATGCGTATAAAAAAGCGATCGAGCTGGCCGATGTGGTGCTGCTCGCTTCACCGCCTCACTATCGTCCCGACCATTTGGAAGCTGCCGTTGCCGCCGACAAACATATCTTCTGCGAAAAACCGATTGCGACCGATGCCACGGGCGTTCGTCGCGTGCTTGCGATCTGTGAAGAAGCGGACAAGAAGAATTTAAATATTGTCAGTGGTTTGTGCTGGCGTTACGACCAAGGTGTCCGGGAAACGATGGGGCAGATCTTTGATGGCAAGATCGGCCGCGTGATCGGTTCCCAAGCGAACTACCTTACCGGGCCCGTCTGGATTCGTCCTCGCAAAGACGGCGAATCGGAAATGGCATACCAATGCCGTAACTGGTATTACTTCAACTGGCTTAGCGGTGACCATATCACCGAGCAGTTCATCCACAGTTTGGACAAGGCGCTTTGGCTTCGTCACGACGAGCCGCCTGTAAAGGCTTACGGAATGGGCGGTCGCGGACTACGAAGTGATTTGACCCAAGGGGATATCTTCGATCACTTTGCGGTTGTCTACGAATGGGCCGATGGTTCCACCACAAACGCTTTCACGCGACAGGTTCGTGGGGCGTACAATCAAGTTGAAGACTTTGTCTACGGCAGTGATGGAAAAGCCTCCGTCCTCGCCAATAAAATCGAAGGCAAGAATTCTTGGAAGTTCGATGGCAAGGATAAAGTCAACATGTACCAGCAAGAGCACAACGAGCTGTTCGAAGCGGTCCAGGGCAAGCGTCCTCGAATCAATAACGGGACCTACATGTGCCGCAGCACGTTGCTGGCGATCCTCGGTCGTGAGGTCTGTTACTCGGGCAAAGAGATCACTTGGGATGAAGCGATTAACAGCCCCCAAGACCTGCGTCCTCAGAAGTACTCTTTCGATGCTGAGGCCCCAGCGGTTAAAGTACCGAAACCGGGAGTCTACAAATTTCCGATTGCAAAACCGGGTGACAAATCCGGTTCGGTCTAA
- a CDS encoding PDZ domain-containing protein, whose protein sequence is MANYWSRRFSAFVITAASLGISGSVAVAQTEPTDSSAVNATSTVDSAPVEDAEQITKFVEQLGSNQYVQREIASLELAKRGTDVIPFLLDQVESGDLERTERTVQLLQRIALREEPTDPPLGSQALQLLAEQGGGAISSRSQATLRVVAENRTERAREALLQAGITVGFSDVVLEASRVSEEIVSISDEWNGDPHTLVWLKWIPNVHYVLLDGPKIDQSVIKAVIDIPDLQNIVISNADFDAKELLPLAELPRIDLFEIRYTPLDDDAIALLESFAIRQKLILNGTLITPEAVAEMKTKLPNLQVVYKRGGFLGVNCDPLNHRCLVTVVVAGGAAEIGGVRAGDIIVKVNEKEITRFADLLAAISVFAPGEEVKIEVDRHGRSETLTVTLGRL, encoded by the coding sequence ATGGCAAATTACTGGTCTCGACGATTTTCGGCTTTTGTGATCACCGCTGCATCCCTTGGGATCAGCGGATCGGTTGCGGTTGCACAAACCGAACCGACCGATTCGTCGGCAGTCAACGCTACGTCGACAGTCGATTCAGCACCCGTTGAGGATGCTGAACAGATAACGAAATTCGTCGAGCAACTTGGAAGCAACCAGTATGTGCAAAGGGAAATTGCCTCTCTTGAATTAGCTAAACGCGGGACGGACGTGATTCCGTTCCTGTTGGACCAAGTCGAAAGTGGGGATCTGGAGCGAACCGAACGAACGGTGCAGTTGCTGCAGCGGATCGCGTTGCGGGAAGAACCAACCGACCCACCGCTCGGGTCTCAGGCGTTGCAGTTATTGGCCGAGCAGGGAGGCGGGGCGATTTCCAGTCGTTCACAAGCGACGTTGCGAGTGGTTGCTGAGAATCGTACCGAACGCGCGCGTGAAGCGCTTCTTCAGGCAGGCATCACGGTAGGCTTCAGTGACGTTGTCCTAGAAGCGTCGCGAGTCAGCGAAGAAATTGTTTCGATCTCCGATGAGTGGAACGGCGACCCGCACACGCTTGTCTGGCTGAAATGGATTCCCAATGTCCATTACGTCTTGCTTGACGGACCGAAGATTGATCAGTCGGTCATCAAGGCGGTCATCGATATCCCGGACTTGCAAAATATCGTGATTTCGAATGCGGACTTCGATGCCAAGGAACTGTTGCCGTTGGCGGAACTGCCGCGAATCGACCTGTTCGAAATTCGTTACACGCCGCTCGATGATGATGCGATCGCTTTATTGGAAAGTTTCGCGATCCGGCAAAAATTGATTCTTAACGGGACCCTTATTACTCCCGAAGCCGTTGCGGAAATGAAAACGAAGCTGCCGAATTTGCAGGTCGTTTATAAGCGAGGCGGTTTTTTGGGGGTCAACTGCGACCCGCTGAACCATCGTTGTCTGGTAACGGTTGTTGTGGCCGGTGGGGCGGCCGAGATCGGTGGCGTGCGGGCTGGCGATATTATCGTGAAGGTCAACGAAAAAGAGATCACAAGGTTCGCGGACCTGCTGGCCGCGATCTCCGTCTTTGCCCCGGGGGAAGAGGTTAAGATCGAAGTCGATCGGCATGGGCGGAGCGAAACCCTGACCGTGACATTGGGCCGCCTGTAA